In the Festucalex cinctus isolate MCC-2025b chromosome 10, RoL_Fcin_1.0, whole genome shotgun sequence genome, one interval contains:
- the LOC144027106 gene encoding uncharacterized protein LOC144027106 encodes MDPAGVSNLETWQRLEDIARVIAEIKELMALDRGDWGEGSDWPQNPEPRLLQPLAPEPRLLEPLAPEPRLLEPLAPEPRLLQLLAPEPRLLQLLAPEPRLLQPIAPEPRLLQPLAPEPCLLPPQPLAASPVPLPPQPLAASPVPLPPQPLAASPVPLPPQPLAASPITHS; translated from the exons atggacccagcgggagtgtccaacttggagacctggcagaggcttgaagacatcgcccgagtcattgcagagataaaagagttgatggctttggaccgtggcgactggggtgaagggtcggactggcctcagaaccccgaacctcgtctgctgcagcctctcgcccctgaac ctcgtctgctggagcctctcgctcctgaacctcgtctgctggagcctctcgcccctgaacctcgtctgttgcagcttctcgcccctgaacctcgtctgttgcagcttctcgctcctgaacctcgtctgctgcagcctatcgcccctgaacctcgtttgctacagcctctcgctccggaaccttgtctactgccgccgcagcccctggccgcttcgcctgtgccgctgccgccgcagcccctggccgcttcgcctgtgccgctgccgccgcagcccctggccgcttcgcctgtgccgctgccgccgcagcccctggccgcttcgcct ATTACTCACTCATAA